The nucleotide sequence TGATTACTCCTGTTCCACCCTCACCTCTGTTTATGTGTCACGATGTGAATACTTATGGGAATGCTTTTCCTCCCTTGTCAGACTATGTGGTTTGGCCCTCCCTGCCTCACATTGTGCCTCTCGAAGAGGGTTTCATGGAAGGAGGAGAAAACTGCAGTGTCTATACAGTTGAATCTCCCTCTGGATCCCCAATTCATGACTGCATGAGTCAGGGAGAAGATATCTCGCGCAGACAGAAGCAGAAGTTGGAGAAGGTGGGAGATGTGGCCACCAACAGAATGAAGAAGCGCAATTTGGAAGGTACGAATATGCCCAGCTCAAAATATCAATTTCATGCTTTATCTGACTCTGCCATTATACTGCGTGCATCTTTGATGGGGGTACAAATACCTGATGATGACTTTGCTACTGTTGATATTTTACGTGAATTAGAACTTTCTAGATGTCTGTTGCAGGATAAAAACATTGATAGTAATTCACAAAAAATAACTGTCAGTGATGGGTTTGGCAATGATGTGCCCCTCTCTTTAACATGGGACGATGATAGTGGAGATATTGAAGAACCATTCATCCTGGTTCAAtctaaaaacaagaaaaagaagtaTCACCGTAAGAAATCGGTGGTGGTTTTATCTCCCAATAAATCCAGCGGGCCTATGACTAGAAGTCAACAGAAAAAGGGGGTGGGTAAGGCTGCTATGGAACCTGGCAGACCTACCAAAGTGAGAGATAAACCCGATCGGTATAAATGAAAGGGTTTTTTTGGAATTGTAGGGGAGTGGGTAAAAAAGGCATGTCCACCTGCCTCATTGACATGATAAGTGCCAATGAATTGGATTTTATTGGACTTCAGGAAACTATGAAGAAGTCGTATACTCCTGCTTTCTTTAGGCAAATTGACCCTTATCAGAAGTTTCATTGGGAATGGATCCCTTCAAGGGGGAAATCTGGTGGCATTCTTTGTGGGCTTAACAAGGAAAAATTTGATATCCTTACGACTAAGTGTGGTAAATATATCCTGCAGCTGAACCTGTTCGATAAGAACAAAAATTGTAGCTGGGCCTTGATGACTGTGTATGGTGCTGCACATGATGAACAGAAGCCTGAATTCATTGCTGAACTATCATCTATGTGTCACAGCAGTAATATTCCTTATCTAGTTGGGGGAGATTTTAATATCACTCGGCATGGTGGGGAGAAGAACAAAAAAAACATCTATGTCCCACTTCTCGAAGGTGTTTAATTCTGTTATTCATCTACTTGGGTTGAGAGAGATTTATATGACTGGTGGGTGTTACACCTGGTCAAATAAATAAGAAATCCCAACTTTGGAAAAGCTAGATAGAGTTCTCATGTCTCCTGAGTGGGAGGATCTATACCCTCTTGCTTCTGTACATAAGTTGGTCAAGGATATATCAGATCACAACCCTTTGTTAGTGGATGGTGGGAGTGCCTCCTCTAGAACACCAGGTAGCAGGTGTTTTAAATTTGATAATGCTTGGCTCAGTAATCCAGAATTCTTCCCTCTGGTTTCTGAGATCTGGTCGAGGCCTGTATACACTTCAAACCCCATTGACTCCTTGAATATTAAACTTAAGAGGATTAAGAAGTTTTTTAAGGGCTGGGGATCTAATTTGTTTGGTCACAATAAGATCAGGAGAAAAATTATCAAGCTCGAGTTGCAGGAGCTTGAAAAACTGGAAGAGACTGATGGTTTATGTGGGGATGCCTACACTAGGAAGTTGGATATTCTAGTGGAGCTTAATAAGATGTATGTGGAAGAAGAGCTACACTGGCATCAATTCTCTAATGAGAGGTGGCTTCTGAAAGGAGACAATAACACTGGTTTCTTCCATAAAGTAGCCAATGGCCGTCGTAGGAAAAACTCCATGATCTCCCTGGAGTGTGGGTCCACTATTATTGAGGGCACTAAAAACCTTCTGGTCCATGCTACTGAATACTATAAATCCTTATTTGGTCCAGCTCCTGGCAACTTATGTCAGATAGATGCTGCTCTATGGTCTCAGGATGAGATGATTACTCCTGGTGACAATGAGGAATTAACTCGACCTTTTTCGTTAGAAGAAATCAAGAAAGCTTTGTTTAGCATGAATTCTAACCGTGCCCCTGGTCCAGATGATATTCCTATAGAATTCTATCAACACTGCTGGGAGGTAGTAGCCCAAGACCTTCTATGCTTATTTGATTGGTTTCATGATGGCAAGCTAGATGTACAACGACTTAACTATGGCATCATAACCTTGTTGCCTAAGTCAACTGATGCTAGTAGGATCCAACAATATAGACCCATTTGTCTATTGCGCTGCCCCTACAAACTACTTACAAAAGCCATGGATATTAGAGCTAGCAAATATGCACACAAGCTGTTTAGTATTCACCAGAATGCTTTTATTAAGGGGAGACACATACTGGATGGAATCCTATCTCTCCATGAAATTTTGCATTATACTCATTTCAGAAGGCAGGTGGGAGTGGTTTTGAAACTTgactttgaaaaagcatatgacaaaGTCAATTGGGACTTTTTGCTTGACTGTCATAGGAAACGTGGGTTTAATTCTAAGTGGTGTGGGTGGGTCTCGCAAATACTGAAGAATGGCACAGTTAGTGTCAAGATCAATGATGAAGTGGGACCTTACATCCAAAGTGCTAAGGGGGTGAGGCAGGGGGATCCTCACTCCCCTTTCCTGTTTAATATTGCGGCTGACTATCTGACCAAAATGGTACTTACAGCACAAAAAAATGGCCTCATTAAAGGTTTAGCTGCTGATCTTATTGAGAATGGGGTTTGCATCCTGCAATACGCGGATGACACAGTACTTTGTTTTGAGCATGATATTGACAAAGCTGTGAATATCAAGCTCTTGCTTTATCTCTTCGAACTTATGTCTGGGCTTAAGATCAATTTTGAGAAGAGTGAAATATTTAGTATCGGGGGGGATAATGATACTGATTTGGTGTATGCCAACATGTTTGGGTGTCAAGTGGGCACACTTCCCATGAAATATCTGGGAGTCCCTGTTACTTATTCTACCCTCAAGAATGCGGATCTAGATTTCCTTGAcggaaaaatgatcaaaaaacttGATGCCTGGGTAGCATATGCAGCATCTTCTGGAGCTAGACTAACGTTGCTAGGGTCCAGTTTGGATGGAATTCCCTCTTTCCTCATGTCAATGTTCCTTTTTAATAAGACCTTTATTGAGAAGCTGGATAAACATCGCAGACGTTTCTTTTGGAGGAGGAAAAATAAGAAACATGGATACCATATGGTTAAGTGGACGAGGATATGTCGATCGAAAAGGATTGGGGGATTAGGGATTAAAGATCTTCATAAACAAAATATTGCCCTACTTGTTAAGTGGTGGTGGAAGTTAGAAACAAGTGATGGGCTATGGCAGCGTATTGTAAGAGTTAGATACTTCAGGAACAAAACAGTGGCTACCATTCGGAGCCGCTTTTCGGACTCTCCTTGCTGGAAAGCAATTATGAAGGTCAAGGATTCTTATATGGCAGGAAGAAAAGTTAAAATCGAAAGTGCAAACCTGGCTAGGGTCTGGTATGATCCGTGGGCTGAGAATATTGCGTTGAAAGATCACTTTCCTGATCTATTTGGTATTTGCCAGGAGCAGGAATGCACGGTTGCATCTTGGGCGACTAACAACTATGAGCTGGGCTTTAGACGTAGACTGGTTGGGGTGTTGGGTGAGCAGTGGGCTTGGATGGTTATGGAGGCTAAGAAACTGTCGTTGAATGACTCCCGAGATAGAATCTTGTGGGATTTTGATAGTAAAGGGAAGTTTACTACTAAATCCGTATATGTATGGTTGGAAAGAAATCTTTCAGGTCCTAACTATAGGATGGTATGGAAAGCACCTATTCCGCTGAAAATTAAGATTTTTCTTTGGCAGCTGTTTCAGAACGCAGTTCTCACTCGTGATAATATGCGCATTAGAAACTGGCCGGGAAATCCTGTGTGCTCCTTCTGTAATGAAGTCGAGACAGCAAATCATTTGTTCTTTACCTGTTCGCTTGCTCGGTCGGTTTGGGGGGTGTTGGGCATGACGGCCGGGGTTTCATGTTGCCCTCGCTCTCTGTGGCAAAGCTTAACTTGGCTTTATAAGTTCTTTCCGGATGGGAAACAGTTTTACATGATGATTATTGCTGCAATATGCTGGGGGATTTGGACCCTCCGCAATAAAGTCACATTTGATAATCATATTGTTCGTTCTCCTCTTGAGGCTGTTTTCACTGCATGCTCGTTTTTGCTGTACTGGGCAGGTTTGCTAAAGGAAGAAGAAAGGGCGAAGCTCCAGGCTGGAGTGAAGAGGTTGGCTCACGCGGCTGCTGCGCTGGCGGACAGGTCCCTCCCTCGAGGCAGATCCCTTTTGGGTGACAGAGAAGGGATCCAGATTGGTTAGCAGTGCTCAGCGCTCGGTCCTTTTGCTTGCCGCCTCCCACTGGGGTTTGATGCCCGCTGGTTTTATGTCTTCTGGTTACGGTTAGCCTAGTCGCAGATGTTGTTTAACTTGCCTCATCCTGGGATTTCCTCTCCTGTCGTTTTTGGGCTGCGGTTTGTGAGTGTCATCAGGTTTTCGTCCCATGGCGGGTGGTCCGTTCCAGGATCATCCTGCGGTGGGTTTCCTGATGGTGCGCCAGCTCGCTCTCCCCTTTCAGCTTCATTTGATCTCAAAAAAGCTTATATCTTTCATCCTGTTAGTTGTAGTGGTTTGGGCACTAAGAACATCTGGATACAGACTGATGTATTTCCGTTGATTGCGAAATTAATGGAAAGGGGTTGAGAGCCCGGttggaaaataaaaatatttttctaTGCATATTAATTCTCATATCCGGTTGTAATATTAGTCAAGACGTTAAACATGCGTTGCGCGTGCACACTTGCTAGTGTGTAAAGCGAGGGACATGACTGAAATCGCGTAGGTAGGTCCAGCTGGTCAAATCACGTGGGTGGGATCCAGCTGGTGAAATACAGTGACTTAAATGAAGAAATGTGTTGAATACAGAGATACTATTGGTCGGAGAACCATCTGTAGAGCGGCACgggtaaggctggtcatagtgggagtaacataggtagtaacatacatgccacataagcaaaaaaaaatGATGTGTCAAGTAATTAATGAAGAGAGatgcaaatagagtaacataatatgttaccatcacatagcggttcccaatgcaaaatgagtctacaaagtaataaacgAGGTGATGCAtgacactacatatatgttactatccactatagaggtagtaacatagactagtaacatatgcatgttactagtctaagttactcctcactatgaccagcctaataagAGGTTTCCactcagcaccggcgtgacgaatGAAGCCTTCACGCGCTGCCGTCGGTCTTCATTTGTCATTTGAGCGAGGCGAGGCGCCCGATGAAGATGTCGTAGGCGTCGTCCCTGTCGAGCATGCTGACCCGGACGTACCTCGGATCCGCGCCGAACTGGTCCCCGCTCCTTGTCAGGATCTTGTGGCCGCGGAGGAACCCCGCGCAGTTCTCCACGTCCTCCCTGTCGCACCGCAGCCACGCGAACGCTGCAGAAAGAGATCAAACAATGGCGCGAGGTGGGTGACTGAGAGCTGAGAGCACGCGAGACTTTAGGCCATGGTGTGAGCGTACTACGTACCATGGTTATTGGCGGCCGTCTCGTTGGCGAAGTTGCAGAGGCCGGAGGTCTCCTCGGGCAGGCTGAAGATGCCGGACGCGGCGGCGGCCTCGCGCAGCATCCTCCAGCGCTCCACCATCTTGCGCCGCCCGAAGTCGAACAGCCGGTGACGCGAGGCCGAGGCGCCGCCGTCGTAATCGTACCCGTCGGAGACCGCCCTGAGCACCTTGGCGGCGCGCAGCTGCGAGTCCTTGGACACGCTGACGGTGTTGAGCTCCACGAACTTGGTCATCCTCCGCGCCACCTCCCGGTCCTTCACCAATGCCCACCTGCAGAAGCATCGCTTTTCGTTTCAGGTTGGGCAGTTCAGACTTCAGAGTAACGTTCGGTGAAGTTGCGGCGAGCGACACGTACCCGATCCTCGTGCCGGCGTGCCCGGTGCTCTTTGACATGGTGAAGAGCATGATGTCATGGTCGGCCCGTCGAGTGATTGGGGTGTACTGCGGCCAGTAGTAGGCAAGGTCATGGACGGCCTTCCCGGCGCCACTGGAGCCCAGCACGGCGTCGCGGATGGCGCCGTCGGGGCTGTTCGGGGAGCACACCAGCTCGATGTAGGCGTCGCCGACGAACGAGTTTGCGTCGCCGGCCCAGCAGAACAGCCCGGACCGGAGGAAGTCGGTCACGGCAGGATACCACTGCATCCATGATCCATGGTCAGATCAAGAGTGACTTTTTATGTAAACTTAGGGAGCGACTAACGGTCTGAACTTGAGTGGAAACTGTTTTTTGTAATATCGCACTTACCGAGTAGTAGGGCGCCGTGGAGACGACGCTGGTGGGCTCGACGGCATCCGCCGGCGACAGGGCGTAGAGCGCCGCCATGAGGAGCTGCGTGGAGCCGGTGCCGACGAGGACGTGGTAGCCGTCCACGGCGGCGTTGCCGACCGTGCGGTGGAGGCGGCGCACCTGCTGATCGAAATCAGGCACCATGAACCAGCACACGTTACTGACGTCGGAGAAGTAGCTCATCGTTTGCCACCCCGGGAtgacgagctccgccgcgtcgcCGGTCTCCCTCCAGAAGGCCTCAAACATGGTCGGGTCCCCGCTGCAGCGACAGAACGAAAAGTCAGTCAAACGCGTTTGTAGAATGAGATGGCCTCTATGACATTGTCTGACACTGAACAAGGACATGCTCCGCCACTCCTCGCCGGCTTTTCAAATTGGAGATATTTCAATGCAGAAATTTACTACAGAGAAAAATTGAAGGAACGGGGGCTTACTGGTCCAGATTAATAACAGAGTCGGAAGTCACTGCCGGCTTCCCGGTCGACGGCGCTCTC is from Triticum aestivum cultivar Chinese Spring chromosome 1B, IWGSC CS RefSeq v2.1, whole genome shotgun sequence and encodes:
- the LOC123130433 gene encoding tryptophan aminotransferase-related protein 2, with the protein product MTSQSHRRYRVRSVKGSCTSTLPARGPQNLKDSFEGWCSVPFIFAGLVHTRKASIPPGVMPASRRRTAAEFQGNGSLMPPSAHVIASPRGGGAPNREEHANGGGPALRGAKPRGGGSVFSASKVTGRRRPAGRTPLWRLGIFASLALNLAALALLRHQYMVSYPNHPGVVSPGQQHRACAPQPGTSGAAARAPSTGKPAVTSDSVINLDHGDPTMFEAFWRETGDAAELVIPGWQTMSYFSDVSNVCWFMVPDFDQQVRRLHRTVGNAAVDGYHVLVGTGSTQLLMAALYALSPADAVEPTSVVSTAPYYSWYPAVTDFLRSGLFCWAGDANSFVGDAYIELVCSPNSPDGAIRDAVLGSSGAGKAVHDLAYYWPQYTPITRRADHDIMLFTMSKSTGHAGTRIGWALVKDREVARRMTKFVELNTVSVSKDSQLRAAKVLRAVSDGYDYDGGASASRHRLFDFGRRKMVERWRMLREAAAASGIFSLPEETSGLCNFANETAANNHAFAWLRCDREDVENCAGFLRGHKILTRSGDQFGADPRYVRVSMLDRDDAYDIFIGRLASLK